One genomic region from Candidatus Nitrospira nitrificans encodes:
- a CDS encoding Swt1 family HEPN domain-containing protein encodes MAITNHERVGKMLDLLRDGLQPFLERELKAQYQQLWLEEVKATLSNQQLTFAGAEDKPHWDIAAILAVMWNQWNEVFRKTLGNAERTLVSELRDTRNKWAHQRPFSTDDAYRALDSAARLLATISATEATEVEKMKMELLRVRFDEQVRTEKRRSAGTAIESQVNMGLKPWREVITPHKDVASGRYQQAEFAADLWQVHLGEGSDEYRKPVEFFRRTFLTESLKHLLTGAVQRLSGEGGDPVVQLQTNFGGGKTHSMLALYHLFSGSPASELLGVEEILRNAGGQPALPRAKRVVLVGNRISPGNPVTKPDGTVVRTLWGELAWQLGGKPAFKRIKADDENATNPGDALRELLNEYGPCLILIDEWVAYARQLHDQSDLPAGSFETHFSFAQLLTESAKLVKHCLLVVSLPASDTAGSPHTQADDVEVGGERGRAALDRLRNVIGRVETSWRPASAEESFEIVRRRLFEPLVEKAQYVARDTVAKAFFDLYSTQGAEFPPECRNADYEKRLKAAYPIHPEVFDRLYTDWSTLVKFQRTRGVLRLMAAVIHSLWEKGDRNPLVLPSNIPIDDPRVQFELTRYLSDNWVPVIEKDVDGPNSLPLRIDREVPNLGKFAACRRVARTIYLGSAPTAKAANRGLEDRRIKLGCVMPGEAPAIFGDALRRLSESATYLYKDAARYWYSTQPTVTKLAEDRAEQLKADPDAVVKELENRLRADLRKEGDFRRIHALPQSGQDVPDDLDARLVVLRIEYPYSKDSESPAMAAAKAILESRGNIPRLYRNTLVFLAVDKTRLQDLDEAVRRFLAWESILGEKEILDLSQHQVKQAQDLKDSASSVVNARIPESYQWLLVPTQASPKNSVEWQSFRLAGQEPLAVRVSKKLRNDELLITGFAATRLRLELDQVPLWRGDHVAIKQLIEDFARYVYLPRLREPAVLIEAIRDGLRLLMWPDDSFAYAESFDETAGRYRGLRCGQPVNVSEDNLSGLLVRPTTALKQREVETGAIQGEGAKGPFNGEGLKTGVSGSDATSPTNGTASQEIPKPKRFHGSVILDPTRVGRDAGRIADEVISHLVGLMGSDVTVTLEIEARIPNGTPDNVVRTVTENSRTLKFTSQGFEEE; translated from the coding sequence GTGGCCATCACCAATCATGAGCGCGTCGGAAAAATGCTCGATTTACTTCGAGATGGGTTGCAGCCATTTCTTGAACGGGAATTGAAGGCCCAGTATCAGCAGCTCTGGCTTGAAGAAGTGAAAGCTACATTGTCCAACCAACAGCTCACGTTTGCTGGCGCGGAGGACAAGCCGCACTGGGATATTGCCGCAATTCTTGCCGTTATGTGGAACCAATGGAATGAGGTGTTTCGGAAGACACTGGGCAACGCGGAGCGCACGCTGGTGAGCGAGTTACGGGACACCAGAAACAAGTGGGCACACCAGCGTCCCTTCAGTACGGATGACGCCTACCGCGCACTCGATAGCGCAGCTCGTCTCCTGGCGACCATCTCGGCAACGGAGGCGACCGAAGTAGAGAAGATGAAAATGGAGCTGCTACGGGTGCGCTTCGACGAGCAAGTACGCACTGAGAAGCGACGTTCCGCCGGCACTGCGATAGAGAGTCAAGTTAATATGGGCCTCAAACCGTGGCGTGAAGTCATCACCCCGCACAAGGATGTTGCCAGCGGGCGATACCAGCAGGCGGAGTTTGCCGCCGATCTTTGGCAGGTGCATTTGGGCGAAGGCTCGGATGAGTATCGCAAGCCGGTTGAATTCTTTCGTCGAACCTTTCTCACTGAAAGCCTGAAACACCTTCTCACTGGAGCGGTGCAACGGCTGAGTGGTGAAGGGGGCGATCCCGTGGTGCAGCTCCAGACTAACTTCGGCGGGGGGAAAACGCACTCGATGTTAGCGCTGTATCACCTGTTTTCTGGTTCCCCTGCCAGTGAGCTGTTGGGTGTGGAAGAAATTCTCAGAAATGCTGGGGGACAGCCCGCGCTCCCTCGAGCCAAGCGTGTTGTGCTGGTCGGAAATAGGATCTCACCCGGCAACCCAGTGACGAAGCCTGATGGCACGGTGGTCCGGACGCTATGGGGAGAACTGGCCTGGCAATTGGGCGGCAAGCCAGCCTTTAAACGGATCAAAGCCGACGACGAGAATGCTACCAACCCTGGTGATGCGTTACGTGAACTATTAAACGAATACGGGCCTTGCCTGATCCTGATTGATGAATGGGTAGCCTATGCACGGCAGTTGCACGATCAGAGCGATCTGCCTGCTGGTAGCTTCGAGACGCACTTTTCCTTTGCCCAGTTGTTGACCGAGTCGGCTAAGTTGGTGAAGCATTGCCTACTCGTTGTCAGCCTTCCCGCATCCGACACAGCTGGCTCGCCCCATACTCAGGCCGACGACGTCGAGGTAGGCGGTGAGCGAGGGCGGGCAGCGCTGGATCGTCTGCGCAACGTCATCGGCCGCGTAGAGACCTCCTGGCGACCGGCGAGCGCCGAGGAGAGCTTCGAGATAGTGCGCCGCCGATTGTTCGAGCCATTGGTTGAGAAGGCTCAGTATGTAGCACGCGATACGGTCGCGAAGGCTTTCTTCGACCTTTATTCGACACAGGGCGCTGAGTTTCCACCTGAGTGTCGCAACGCCGATTATGAGAAACGGCTTAAGGCGGCGTACCCGATCCACCCGGAGGTGTTTGACCGGCTCTACACCGATTGGTCGACTCTCGTGAAATTTCAGCGCACACGCGGCGTGCTTCGTCTAATGGCCGCAGTGATCCACAGCTTATGGGAGAAAGGGGACCGTAATCCGCTGGTTCTCCCTTCCAATATCCCAATCGACGACCCGCGCGTGCAGTTCGAGTTAACCCGCTACCTGTCCGACAACTGGGTGCCGGTCATCGAGAAGGATGTGGATGGTCCCAACTCACTGCCGCTCCGGATCGACAGGGAGGTGCCCAATCTTGGAAAGTTTGCTGCCTGCCGCCGAGTAGCACGGACTATCTATCTTGGGTCAGCGCCAACAGCCAAGGCCGCCAATCGCGGACTAGAGGATCGGCGCATCAAGCTAGGTTGTGTGATGCCGGGGGAAGCACCAGCGATTTTCGGAGATGCGCTCCGGCGCTTGAGCGAATCGGCTACCTACCTCTACAAAGATGCTGCCCGCTACTGGTATTCCACTCAACCCACGGTAACCAAATTAGCCGAAGACCGTGCCGAGCAGCTTAAGGCAGACCCAGATGCTGTGGTCAAAGAGTTGGAGAATCGACTACGCGCTGACCTTCGGAAAGAGGGCGATTTTCGGCGGATTCATGCCCTGCCGCAATCAGGGCAGGATGTACCGGATGATCTTGACGCACGATTAGTTGTATTGCGGATCGAATATCCATATAGCAAGGATTCGGAAAGTCCAGCGATGGCGGCAGCGAAGGCCATCCTTGAATCACGAGGTAACATTCCTCGCCTGTATCGGAACACACTGGTATTTCTTGCCGTAGACAAGACACGGCTCCAGGATTTGGACGAGGCGGTGCGGCGTTTTCTGGCATGGGAGTCCATTCTCGGAGAAAAGGAGATACTCGACCTTTCTCAGCATCAAGTGAAGCAGGCGCAGGATTTGAAGGATAGTGCCTCCAGCGTTGTCAACGCGCGCATACCAGAATCCTATCAATGGCTCCTGGTACCCACACAGGCGTCGCCCAAGAACTCTGTAGAGTGGCAGAGTTTCCGACTTGCTGGCCAAGAACCGCTGGCGGTGCGGGTGAGCAAGAAGCTTCGCAATGACGAACTGCTGATAACGGGGTTTGCTGCCACCCGTCTGCGCTTAGAATTGGATCAAGTGCCGTTGTGGCGTGGAGACCATGTTGCCATCAAGCAACTAATTGAAGACTTTGCTCGCTACGTGTATCTGCCACGGCTTCGCGAACCAGCCGTGTTGATCGAGGCCATCAGAGATGGGCTCAGGCTACTCATGTGGCCGGACGATTCATTCGCGTATGCCGAGAGCTTCGACGAAACGGCGGGACGCTACCGCGGGCTTCGCTGTGGTCAGCCAGTAAATGTTTCGGAAGATAATCTGTCAGGCCTGCTCGTTAGACCAACAACGGCACTCAAACAACGCGAAGTGGAGACAGGTGCCATACAGGGGGAGGGAGCAAAGGGTCCTTTCAATGGCGAAGGCTTGAAAACCGGAGTTTCTGGTTCCGATGCAACTTCTCCTACAAATGGAACTGCTTCCCAGGAAATTCCTAAGCCGAAGCGCTTTCATGGGAGTGTCATTCTCGACCCCACGCGGGTAGGTCGGGATGCAGGACGCATCGCCGACGAGGTGATTTCTCATCTGGTTGGGCTGATGGGCTCCGATGTGACGGTCACATTGGAAATCGAGGCCAGGATTCCAAACGGGACGCCCGATAACGTAGTGCGCACCGTCACAGAAAACAGCCGCACGCTGAAGTTCACGAGCCAGGGGTTTGAAGAGGAATAG
- a CDS encoding KAP family P-loop NTPase fold protein, with the protein MWPDNETDRDFLNFTGVADTVAEIIIHAKGRPISIGVSGAWGVGKSSMIRIVRRSLTQRSGNGNGDFIFVDFNAWLYQGYDDARAALMEVIGERLIEEAEKRKNGLDKAREFLERVRWFRLAKLVVGSAAALYAGLPPEGLGSEMKDAASGLLDAKKKSSPPQEIHALRESFEKTLEAMNVTLVVMIDDLDRCLPETTISTLEAIRLFLFLKNTAFVIAADDAMIKYAVRRHFPDVTDDLVINYFDKLIQVPIRVPPLGTQEVRGYMMLLYVENSGVDESVKEKLRADICKQLGQTWQGKRVDRAFLQSLYDKFDHELVGKFDTADRLAPLMTTASGILGNPRVIKRFLNALAIRMAISNAHGVGVDEAVLAKMLLFERIGDPKAYAELTKAVTESSDGKPAFLSEWEEKVNAGQKVSLQAPWDDPFVLEWLTLPPRIADRDLRGVLYVSREHAPLISPQDRLSSEAAELLTALLQHPDMAANLKDRLSKVPRTEITVIMDRLLDRARQEQEWGVPPVLEACLVTAGADAVQGARLAAFLSERPVAQIKASIIPKISDQPWATSVFEKWDTSTGLSDPVRKAIKQQG; encoded by the coding sequence ATGTGGCCAGATAATGAGACAGACCGAGATTTCCTGAACTTTACGGGTGTCGCCGACACAGTCGCTGAGATCATTATCCATGCTAAAGGACGACCGATTTCGATAGGTGTTTCTGGAGCCTGGGGCGTAGGTAAATCATCCATGATCAGGATAGTCCGCCGTTCCCTCACACAGCGTTCGGGCAATGGCAATGGTGACTTTATCTTCGTGGATTTCAACGCCTGGCTTTATCAGGGATATGACGATGCACGTGCTGCACTGATGGAAGTCATTGGCGAAAGGCTTATAGAGGAGGCCGAGAAGCGCAAAAATGGTCTCGACAAGGCCAGGGAATTCTTAGAGCGCGTCAGATGGTTTAGGCTTGCGAAGTTGGTGGTGGGCTCTGCTGCAGCCCTGTACGCAGGACTACCCCCGGAAGGGTTAGGTAGCGAAATGAAGGACGCGGCATCGGGGCTGCTCGATGCAAAGAAGAAGTCTTCTCCTCCTCAGGAAATACATGCGCTTCGGGAAAGCTTCGAGAAAACGCTCGAGGCCATGAATGTGACTCTTGTAGTCATGATCGATGACCTAGACCGATGCCTGCCCGAAACGACAATCTCGACATTGGAGGCTATTCGGCTATTTCTATTCTTGAAGAACACCGCTTTCGTGATCGCTGCTGACGACGCGATGATTAAATACGCCGTTCGTCGCCATTTCCCTGACGTAACCGACGATCTTGTTATTAACTATTTTGACAAGCTCATTCAGGTGCCAATCCGGGTGCCTCCCCTCGGAACGCAGGAAGTGCGCGGGTACATGATGTTGCTATACGTGGAAAACAGTGGCGTTGACGAGAGCGTTAAAGAAAAACTTCGTGCGGACATCTGTAAGCAACTCGGGCAGACATGGCAAGGCAAGCGGGTTGACCGTGCATTCCTACAGTCGCTGTACGACAAATTTGACCACGAGCTCGTCGGGAAATTCGACACAGCGGACAGACTCGCGCCCCTGATGACGACTGCGTCAGGAATTTTGGGGAATCCTCGTGTGATTAAGCGCTTCTTGAATGCGCTTGCCATCCGTATGGCAATCTCAAACGCTCATGGCGTCGGCGTGGACGAAGCAGTCCTCGCCAAGATGTTGCTGTTCGAGCGAATTGGTGATCCGAAGGCCTACGCGGAGTTGACGAAGGCGGTGACTGAAAGTAGCGATGGAAAGCCTGCGTTCTTGTCCGAATGGGAAGAGAAAGTGAATGCCGGACAAAAGGTTTCATTGCAGGCACCGTGGGACGATCCCTTTGTCCTGGAGTGGCTGACGCTGCCCCCAAGGATTGCAGATCGTGACCTCCGGGGCGTGCTTTATGTCAGCCGCGAACATGCGCCATTGATCAGTCCGCAAGACCGGCTGTCCTCGGAAGCCGCTGAGTTGTTGACAGCTTTGCTCCAGCATCCTGATATGGCTGCCAACTTGAAGGACCGCCTCTCGAAAGTCCCCAGGACGGAAATCACAGTTATCATGGATCGCCTGTTAGACCGAGCGCGGCAGGAACAAGAATGGGGCGTACCGCCCGTCCTTGAGGCATGCTTAGTAACGGCAGGAGCGGATGCGGTGCAAGGGGCGCGGCTCGCCGCTTTTCTATCTGAACGTCCGGTGGCGCAAATTAAAGCGAGCATCATTCCAAAGATTAGCGATCAGCCTTGGGCGACCAGTGTTTTTGAAAAATGGGATACATCGACGGGGTTGTCTGATCCGGTTAGGAAGGCAATAAAACAGCAGGGATAG
- the qatB gene encoding Qat anti-phage system associated protein QatB gives MQRGIGDYVRRGYGGQATAVRRFGGTAATAGTLHGALSSVARGQAATPGSRLDPALLAGRSAREVMDAIIEAVRPGDGTQDAEASRVAIKDALSELLTMFPDADLLNLTEDQRGMAIERFVALDVYQRAVLDIGKAIQDKAPTATVALSRLKEVKEYVKQTVAAAFRKLQSAGHRVTTGRVNKVVRAALEETFQVFEGYAL, from the coding sequence ATGCAACGCGGCATCGGAGACTACGTCCGGAGAGGATATGGTGGCCAGGCAACCGCCGTAAGGCGGTTCGGCGGCACGGCAGCAACGGCGGGTACCCTTCATGGAGCCTTGTCGAGCGTCGCCAGAGGGCAGGCCGCTACACCTGGAAGTCGCCTCGACCCGGCCCTTCTCGCTGGTCGATCAGCGCGGGAAGTCATGGACGCAATCATCGAGGCGGTTCGCCCGGGGGATGGCACTCAGGATGCAGAGGCAAGTCGGGTGGCGATCAAGGACGCCTTATCCGAACTTCTAACGATGTTTCCCGACGCCGATCTTCTCAATTTGACCGAGGACCAACGCGGTATGGCAATCGAGCGGTTCGTTGCATTGGATGTGTATCAGCGCGCGGTGCTTGATATTGGCAAAGCAATCCAGGACAAAGCGCCAACAGCTACGGTCGCTCTTTCGCGTCTCAAAGAAGTAAAGGAGTATGTCAAGCAAACGGTTGCGGCGGCTTTTAGAAAGCTGCAAAGTGCCGGACATCGCGTGACGACGGGACGTGTTAACAAAGTCGTTCGCGCCGCTCTGGAGGAAACCTTCCAGGTATTCGAGGGGTATGCATTATGA
- the qatC gene encoding Qat anti-phage system QueC-like protein QatC produces MGAAVADKISREKLHGATRAWDFLSLALSVIAADLAGHRNMSADGWTREFELEISVADPAFWNAQRELVGKLLEFLTIDRWKISFMGGGISPAPPTQPVLPPEDCVALLSGGLDSFIGNVDLVSDGRKPFAVSQTVRGDAENQRSFANTIGGGLRHLQINHNAEVPNPENPPSQRARSLIFFAYGVLAATTLKCYHAGDNVTLYVCENGFISINPPLTGSRLGSLSTRTTHPVLFGLLQQLLDVAGLRVHMENPYQLKTKGEMLRDCTNKALLNAHASYTTSCGRFKQFGYKHCGRCVPCLVRRAAFHTAKLRDTTEYVYVDLGCDDAEHAGFDDVRSVGMALAQVKADGLESWIGTALSTTLLGDISPLQAMVGRGLGELESLFKHYGVK; encoded by the coding sequence GTGGGTGCCGCCGTCGCGGATAAGATTTCTCGCGAAAAGTTGCACGGTGCAACGAGGGCGTGGGACTTTCTGTCGCTTGCGCTATCCGTGATAGCCGCTGACCTGGCCGGTCATCGGAATATGAGCGCGGATGGTTGGACGCGCGAGTTCGAGTTGGAGATCTCGGTGGCCGATCCTGCTTTTTGGAATGCGCAGCGGGAATTGGTGGGAAAACTGCTTGAGTTTCTTACCATCGATAGATGGAAAATTAGCTTTATGGGGGGAGGAATTTCGCCCGCCCCGCCCACGCAACCAGTTCTGCCGCCTGAAGATTGCGTAGCTCTGCTTTCAGGGGGGCTGGATAGCTTCATTGGGAATGTGGATTTAGTCAGTGACGGCCGAAAGCCATTTGCCGTCAGTCAAACTGTGCGAGGCGACGCGGAGAACCAACGATCATTTGCGAATACCATCGGAGGTGGTTTGAGGCATCTGCAGATAAATCACAATGCCGAAGTTCCAAATCCTGAGAATCCGCCATCGCAGCGGGCGCGATCGCTGATTTTCTTCGCATACGGGGTCCTTGCGGCAACAACACTGAAATGCTATCACGCTGGTGACAACGTGACGCTGTACGTCTGTGAGAACGGGTTCATCTCGATCAACCCGCCTCTCACCGGATCGCGCCTGGGAAGCCTCAGCACCCGCACGACGCATCCGGTATTATTTGGTCTGCTTCAGCAGCTGCTGGACGTTGCTGGTCTAAGGGTGCACATGGAGAACCCGTATCAACTTAAGACAAAGGGTGAGATGCTGCGCGACTGCACTAATAAAGCCCTGCTGAACGCACATGCATCCTACACGACGAGCTGCGGGCGATTTAAGCAATTCGGTTACAAGCATTGTGGACGGTGCGTACCATGCCTCGTCCGCCGGGCGGCGTTCCACACTGCCAAATTGAGAGATACGACGGAATACGTGTACGTGGATCTTGGGTGCGATGATGCAGAGCACGCGGGTTTTGATGACGTCCGTTCCGTGGGAATGGCGCTCGCCCAAGTAAAAGCGGATGGCTTGGAGAGTTGGATTGGAACGGCTCTCAGTACCACGCTTTTGGGCGATATTAGTCCACTCCAAGCGATGGTAGGCCGCGGGCTCGGCGAGCTAGAATCTTTGTTCAAGCACTACGGTGTTAAATGA
- the qatD gene encoding Qat anti-phage system TatD family nuclease QatD, translating to MIDFHCHLDLYPNPLAVRDECITRGLYVLSITTTPSAWKGTSALAEKSQWIQTGLGLHPQIAHERKSELVLFDELLPGTPYVGEIGLDGGPEYRRYWNDQTMVFDHVLNVCREAGGRVMSIHSRHASKAVIDRLEGCPDAGTPVLHWFSGSLRDLDRAVGLGCWFSVGPAMLRTRKGRDLTAKMPRERVLTESDGPFATAHGRSLWPWEVSDAVSQLAEIWSASQEDVEKTVWKNLQTLLRDEKGVFKIPNEE from the coding sequence ATGATCGACTTTCACTGTCATCTCGATCTCTATCCAAACCCGTTGGCGGTGCGGGACGAGTGCATCACACGCGGCCTGTACGTCCTTTCGATCACGACGACGCCTTCAGCTTGGAAGGGAACGTCCGCATTGGCGGAAAAGAGTCAATGGATTCAGACGGGGCTTGGTCTACATCCACAGATCGCTCACGAACGAAAAAGTGAGCTGGTGCTATTTGATGAGCTTCTACCTGGCACACCCTACGTCGGCGAAATAGGATTGGATGGTGGTCCGGAGTACCGACGATATTGGAATGATCAGACAATGGTATTCGATCACGTGCTGAACGTGTGTAGGGAGGCGGGAGGGCGAGTCATGTCGATCCATAGCCGACACGCGAGCAAGGCTGTGATTGATCGGCTAGAAGGGTGCCCGGATGCGGGGACGCCTGTGCTACATTGGTTTTCCGGTAGCCTTCGTGACCTAGATCGTGCGGTTGGCCTGGGATGCTGGTTCAGTGTCGGTCCGGCGATGTTGCGCACCAGGAAAGGAAGAGATTTGACAGCAAAAATGCCTCGCGAACGGGTGCTTACGGAATCAGACGGTCCATTCGCAACAGCCCACGGACGATCATTATGGCCATGGGAAGTCAGTGATGCCGTTAGCCAACTAGCAGAAATTTGGAGTGCAAGCCAAGAGGATGTTGAGAAGACAGTTTGGAAAAACCTTCAAACTCTGTTGAGGGACGAAAAGGGAGTATTTAAAATACCTAATGAAGAATAG
- a CDS encoding CPBP family glutamic-type intramembrane protease produces the protein MLCTWQCLEGIRRLHGTRYSETVINYFVNLRFCSHQLIGTIFVAILEEILYRGLISSYASSLLSVIAFSLAHKGAWVRLFSLLFAICMELSLALSASLLLCILIHIAVNTTTWFYVRTIPIKMTDEGTIAIAL, from the coding sequence ATGCTTTGTACATGGCAGTGCCTTGAGGGTATTCGTCGACTTCACGGGACTCGGTACTCTGAAACGGTGATTAACTATTTTGTCAATCTTCGTTTCTGTAGCCACCAATTAATTGGCACAATATTCGTCGCAATCCTGGAAGAAATCCTCTACAGAGGACTTATCAGCTCTTATGCATCTTCTTTACTATCCGTGATCGCTTTTTCTCTTGCCCACAAGGGCGCATGGGTGAGGTTGTTCTCCCTACTTTTTGCGATATGCATGGAACTGTCTTTGGCTTTATCTGCAAGCCTACTTCTATGCATCTTAATTCATATTGCAGTAAACACTACCACCTGGTTCTACGTTAGGACTATTCCGATAAAGATGACCGATGAAGGAACAATTGCAATTGCCCTGTAG
- a CDS encoding phospholipase D-like domain-containing protein — MRIYAKSNNGEFEARIISGTRTILMAINCHEARRRGLRGFAFFRKGPDDEAGKYLRSQKVFESIVPNPKELVNGKPPVFRTDKHPVQSFLWSDYAATPSTNYTMRIMPMYGPIDSMGAPPNDMIEFAVKTEAEDDSNGHGIWFNRGAIASQHFAKEFGDIKPSPQQLDDLTQPVTRWLSRSLAEACLQFINETPPGEALRACLYEFTYKPILNAFKAAVDRGVDVQISYHKTSANDKAIQTAQLPRKAHKKQVLFPRTVPKIPHNKFIVRLSGNKPISVWTGSTNITPSGFLGQTNVGHKISDASTATTYFDYWKEISKDPDTSTSKSVVTRITPHPEEVPANNSITVVFSPRQRAAMLDWYANRILDAEQSVMFTAAFGVNEKLILPLAKDREFLRFVLMEKRPNKDMATRLRADKDVIISYGADLGQTTVYTNKKFKKQKIKNFSLDKWFWEEEHYRKSGNIFYVHTKFLLIDPLSDDPLVCTGSANFSNNSLTANDENMLIIRGDKRVADIYLTEFDRIFRHFYFRDVANEIEVRGHKATGAFLDETDEWTNSYFKPDAFKTRRREMFFAKPEPTWVTNAEKRPKDETKRDGDKPITRRKTN; from the coding sequence ATGCGGATCTACGCTAAGTCGAACAATGGAGAATTTGAGGCGCGTATCATCAGCGGGACACGCACAATCCTAATGGCGATCAATTGTCATGAGGCCAGGCGAAGAGGTCTAAGAGGGTTCGCATTTTTTCGAAAGGGTCCCGACGATGAAGCGGGCAAATACCTTCGGTCTCAGAAGGTATTTGAATCCATTGTCCCCAATCCTAAGGAGTTAGTAAACGGTAAGCCTCCAGTCTTTAGGACCGACAAACATCCGGTACAGAGCTTTCTCTGGAGCGATTATGCAGCAACTCCCTCAACCAACTATACAATGCGAATCATGCCGATGTATGGCCCCATCGACTCGATGGGAGCTCCACCGAATGATATGATCGAATTCGCTGTCAAAACCGAAGCCGAAGATGACTCGAATGGCCACGGTATTTGGTTCAATCGTGGAGCGATCGCCAGTCAGCATTTCGCTAAAGAATTCGGAGATATAAAACCGAGCCCTCAGCAACTGGATGATCTTACACAACCGGTCACGCGATGGCTCTCAAGATCGCTAGCGGAAGCCTGCCTCCAATTCATTAACGAGACTCCGCCTGGCGAGGCGTTACGTGCTTGTTTATACGAGTTCACTTACAAGCCTATTCTCAACGCATTCAAAGCTGCTGTTGACCGCGGTGTTGATGTGCAGATTAGCTACCATAAGACTTCTGCAAACGACAAAGCAATCCAAACCGCACAATTGCCGAGAAAGGCACACAAAAAACAGGTGTTGTTCCCTCGAACGGTACCAAAGATCCCGCACAACAAGTTTATTGTGCGACTGTCTGGCAACAAGCCCATATCGGTCTGGACTGGCTCAACTAATATCACACCCTCTGGGTTTCTGGGGCAGACTAATGTAGGGCACAAAATCAGCGACGCATCCACGGCAACAACGTACTTCGATTACTGGAAGGAGATTTCAAAAGATCCTGATACTTCGACTTCAAAGTCTGTCGTCACTAGGATTACACCACACCCTGAAGAAGTACCTGCTAATAATTCGATCACTGTTGTGTTTTCACCTCGCCAGCGGGCAGCGATGCTCGATTGGTATGCCAATAGAATTCTCGATGCTGAGCAGTCAGTCATGTTTACGGCGGCTTTCGGTGTAAATGAAAAGCTCATATTGCCATTAGCGAAAGACCGGGAGTTCCTACGGTTCGTTCTGATGGAGAAGCGACCAAATAAGGACATGGCAACCCGCCTCCGGGCTGATAAGGATGTCATCATTTCCTATGGAGCAGATCTCGGTCAAACGACGGTATACACAAACAAGAAGTTCAAAAAGCAGAAAATCAAGAACTTTAGCCTCGACAAGTGGTTCTGGGAAGAAGAGCACTACCGCAAATCTGGAAACATCTTTTATGTTCATACAAAGTTCTTGCTCATTGATCCACTTTCAGACGACCCCCTAGTCTGCACCGGCTCAGCAAATTTTTCGAACAATTCACTGACGGCCAATGATGAGAATATGCTTATCATTCGAGGAGACAAGAGGGTAGCAGACATTTATCTTACTGAGTTTGATCGAATCTTCCGGCATTTTTACTTCCGCGATGTGGCCAATGAGATTGAGGTACGAGGCCATAAAGCAACTGGCGCATTTTTAGATGAGACAGACGAGTGGACTAATTCATATTTTAAGCCTGACGCATTCAAGACTAGACGGCGCGAAATGTTTTTTGCTAAGCCGGAACCAACCTGGGTGACAAACGCCGAGAAAAGGCCTAAAGACGAAACCAAGCGAGATGGCGATAAACCGATTACACGAAGGAAAACAAATTAA